The Nocardioides campestrisoli genome includes a window with the following:
- the gatA gene encoding Asp-tRNA(Asn)/Glu-tRNA(Gln) amidotransferase subunit GatA: protein MDWTRQTAARMADALAAGEVTSVELTRAHLDRIAEVDGDRDAGVHAFLHVDAEGALAQAEASDERRRAGAPLSDLDGVPIAVKDVLTTEGLPTTCGSKILEGWIPPYDATVVRRLREAGLPILGKTNMDEFAMGSSTEHSAYGPTRNPWDLDRIPGGSGGGSAAAVAAFEAPLALGTDTGGSIRQPGAVTGTVGVKPTYGGVSRYGLVALANSLDQVGPVTRTVLDSALLHEVIGGHDPLDSTSVPHELPSFVAAAREGATKDLTGLKVGVITELRGEGWQPGVMARFDETVQQMVAAGAEVVEVSCPSFVHALAAYYLILPAEASSNLAKFDAMRYGLRVLPEGIDAPSAEEVMRATRDAGFGDEVKRRIILGTYALSSGYYDAYYGQAQKVRTLISRDFEAAFEQVDVLVSPTAPTTAFKLGEKLDDPLAMYLNDLATIPANLAGVPGISVPCGLAEEDDLPVGFQVLAPALADDRLYRVGAAVEALLEETWGGAILDRAPELKGASL from the coding sequence ATGGACTGGACCCGACAGACCGCCGCCCGGATGGCCGACGCGCTGGCCGCCGGCGAGGTGACCAGCGTGGAGCTGACCCGCGCGCACCTGGACCGGATCGCCGAGGTCGACGGAGACCGGGACGCGGGCGTGCACGCCTTCCTGCACGTGGACGCCGAGGGCGCGCTCGCGCAGGCCGAGGCCTCCGACGAGCGCCGACGGGCCGGCGCGCCGCTGAGCGACCTGGACGGCGTCCCGATCGCCGTCAAGGACGTGCTGACCACCGAGGGGCTGCCGACCACCTGCGGGTCGAAGATCCTCGAGGGCTGGATCCCGCCGTACGACGCCACCGTGGTCCGCAGGCTCCGCGAGGCGGGGCTGCCGATCCTGGGCAAGACCAACATGGACGAGTTCGCGATGGGCTCCTCCACCGAGCACTCCGCCTACGGCCCGACCCGCAACCCGTGGGACCTGGACCGGATCCCCGGCGGCTCCGGCGGCGGTTCGGCCGCGGCCGTCGCGGCCTTCGAGGCGCCGCTGGCGCTCGGCACCGACACCGGCGGCTCGATCCGCCAGCCCGGCGCGGTCACCGGCACGGTCGGGGTCAAGCCGACCTACGGCGGGGTCTCCCGCTACGGCTTGGTGGCCCTGGCCAACTCCCTGGACCAGGTCGGCCCGGTCACCCGGACGGTGCTCGACTCCGCCCTGCTGCACGAGGTGATCGGCGGGCACGACCCGCTCGACAGCACCTCGGTGCCCCATGAGCTGCCGTCGTTCGTGGCCGCCGCCCGTGAGGGGGCGACCAAGGACCTGACCGGCCTCAAGGTCGGCGTGATCACCGAGCTGCGCGGCGAGGGCTGGCAGCCGGGCGTGATGGCCCGGTTCGACGAGACGGTGCAGCAGATGGTCGCCGCCGGCGCCGAGGTGGTCGAGGTCTCGTGCCCGAGCTTCGTGCACGCGCTGGCCGCCTACTACCTGATCCTGCCCGCCGAGGCGTCGAGCAACCTGGCGAAGTTCGACGCCATGCGCTACGGCCTGCGGGTCCTGCCCGAGGGCATCGACGCGCCGAGCGCCGAGGAGGTCATGCGGGCCACCCGCGACGCCGGCTTCGGCGACGAGGTCAAGCGCCGGATCATCCTGGGCACCTACGCGCTGTCCAGCGGCTACTACGACGCCTACTACGGCCAGGCGCAGAAGGTCCGCACGCTGATCTCGCGCGACTTCGAGGCGGCGTTCGAGCAGGTCGACGTGCTGGTCAGCCCGACCGCCCCCACCACGGCGTTCAAGCTGGGGGAGAAGCTCGACGACCCGCTGGCGATGTACCTCAACGACCTCGCCACCATCCCGGCCAACCTGGCCGGGGTCCCGGGCATCTCGGTGCCGTGCGGCCTCGCCGAGGAGGACGACCTGCCGGTCGGCTTCCAGGTGCTGGCGCCCGCCCTGGCCGACGACCGGCTCTACCGGGTCGGCGCCGCCGTCGAGGCACTGCTGGAGGAGACGTGGGGTGGTGCGATCCTCGACCGCGCCCCCGAGCTGAAGGGAGCCTCGCTGTGA
- the mnmA gene encoding tRNA 2-thiouridine(34) synthase MnmA: MRVLAAMSGGVDSAVAAARAVDAGHDVTGVHLALSRNPASYRTGARGCCTIEDSNDARRAADVLGIPFYVWDLSDRFHADVVEDFMDEYAAGRTPNPCLRCNEKIKFAAVLDRALALGFDAVATGHYAQLRTGEDGLIEMHRALDPGKDQSYVLGVLTQEQLEHALFPLGDTTKPDVRREAAERGLLVADKPDSHDICFVADGDNAGWLKEKLGDRAPNTGGPIVDEETGEVLGEHEGTVAFTIGQRKGLRIGRPAPDGRPRFVLDIEPVSGTVTVGPRDRLTVHRLRGSRPRWCGTVPSRLEGTVQLRAHGGEHRAVVEVHDDQVSIELLDPAQGIAPGQAAVIYQGTRVVGSATIDATERAAR; encoded by the coding sequence GTGAGGGTCCTCGCGGCGATGTCCGGCGGGGTCGACTCCGCCGTCGCCGCTGCCCGTGCCGTCGACGCCGGCCACGACGTGACCGGCGTGCACCTGGCGCTCTCGCGCAACCCTGCGTCGTACCGCACGGGGGCCCGGGGCTGCTGCACCATCGAGGACAGCAACGACGCCCGGCGGGCCGCCGACGTCCTCGGGATCCCGTTCTACGTCTGGGACCTGTCCGACCGCTTCCACGCCGACGTCGTGGAGGACTTCATGGACGAGTACGCCGCCGGCCGTACGCCCAACCCGTGCCTGCGCTGCAACGAGAAGATCAAGTTCGCCGCCGTCCTCGACCGGGCCCTGGCCCTGGGCTTCGACGCGGTGGCGACCGGGCACTACGCCCAGCTGCGCACCGGGGAGGACGGCCTGATCGAGATGCACCGGGCACTCGACCCGGGCAAGGACCAGTCCTACGTGCTCGGCGTGCTCACCCAGGAGCAGCTCGAGCACGCGCTGTTCCCCCTGGGCGACACCACCAAGCCTGACGTGCGCCGCGAGGCCGCCGAGCGAGGGCTGCTGGTCGCGGACAAGCCCGACAGCCATGACATCTGCTTCGTCGCCGACGGTGACAACGCCGGGTGGCTCAAGGAGAAGCTCGGTGACCGGGCGCCCAACACCGGCGGCCCGATCGTGGACGAGGAGACCGGGGAGGTCCTCGGCGAGCACGAGGGGACCGTCGCCTTCACCATCGGCCAGCGCAAGGGCCTGCGGATCGGTCGGCCCGCACCGGACGGCCGGCCGCGGTTCGTCCTCGACATCGAGCCGGTCTCCGGCACGGTCACCGTGGGCCCGCGGGACCGGCTCACCGTCCACCGCCTCCGCGGCAGCCGGCCACGGTGGTGCGGCACCGTGCCGTCGAGGCTCGAGGGCACCGTGCAGCTGCGCGCCCACGGCGGCGAGCACCGGGCCGTGGTCGAGGTCCACGACGACCAGGTGAGCATCGAGCTGCTCGACCCCGCCCAGGGGATCGCGCCGGGTCAGGCGGCCGTGATCTACCAGGGCACCCGGGTGGTCGGCTCGGCCACCATCGACGCGACCGAGAGGGCAGCCCGATGA
- a CDS encoding uroporphyrinogen decarboxylase/cobalamine-independent methonine synthase family protein has translation MTRATGVGSMPALVSADPARTYAEAVRTVLGELPELPHVPELPGRGAGAEMTGRTLAVVAGLGADLQPAGWRLTDAAGVDHRRARSLLAQDLDQVEEQTQGYVGPFKTQVTGPWTLAATVEKPRGDKVLSDHGARRDLAQALAEGVRDHVADLRRRLPGVDRLVVQVDEPALAAVLAARVPTASGFGRHRVVHPPEASAALEWVLSAIADSGAEPWVHSCAAGTPLGLLRGAGARGLAVDLAQLSAEDHDELGQALEAGETVALGVLPTTEPADPGDDARLAERVLRWLDMLGFDPEEVGDRLVVSPACGLAGSSADWARRALTLTRATAQALTHG, from the coding sequence ATGACCCGCGCGACCGGAGTCGGCTCGATGCCCGCACTCGTCTCCGCGGACCCCGCGCGCACCTACGCCGAGGCCGTGCGCACCGTGCTCGGCGAGCTGCCCGAGCTGCCGCACGTCCCCGAGCTCCCGGGCCGCGGGGCCGGCGCCGAGATGACCGGACGGACCCTGGCGGTCGTGGCCGGCCTCGGGGCGGACCTGCAGCCCGCCGGGTGGCGGCTCACCGACGCGGCCGGCGTGGACCACCGGCGGGCCCGCTCGCTGCTCGCCCAGGACCTCGACCAGGTCGAGGAGCAGACCCAGGGGTACGTGGGCCCCTTCAAGACCCAGGTCACCGGGCCGTGGACGCTGGCCGCCACGGTGGAGAAGCCGCGCGGCGACAAGGTGCTCTCCGACCACGGCGCCCGCCGCGACCTGGCCCAGGCGCTGGCCGAAGGCGTCCGGGACCACGTGGCCGACCTGCGCCGACGGCTGCCCGGGGTGGACCGGCTGGTCGTCCAGGTCGACGAGCCGGCGCTGGCCGCGGTCCTGGCGGCCCGCGTGCCGACGGCCAGCGGCTTCGGCCGGCACCGGGTCGTGCACCCGCCCGAGGCGTCGGCCGCGCTCGAGTGGGTGCTCTCGGCGATCGCCGACTCGGGCGCCGAGCCCTGGGTGCACAGCTGTGCCGCCGGGACCCCGCTCGGGCTGCTGCGCGGGGCGGGGGCGCGCGGACTGGCGGTCGACCTGGCCCAGCTCTCCGCGGAGGACCACGACGAGCTCGGCCAGGCCCTGGAGGCAGGGGAGACGGTGGCGCTCGGGGTGCTGCCCACCACCGAGCCGGCCGACCCCGGCGACGACGCCCGTCTCGCCGAGCGCGTGCTCCGGTGGCTGGACATGCTGGGCTTCGACCCCGAGGAGGTCGGCGACCGGCTGGTGGTCAGCCCGGCCTGCGGGCTCGCCGGGAGCTCTGCGGACTGGGCCCGACGCGCGCTGACGCTCACCCGCGCGACCGCGCAGGCCCTGACCCACGGCTGA
- a CDS encoding energy-coupling factor transporter transmembrane component T has product MSVRASDQARDQRGDLLGVPEGAPTDAPTGRVRAPRELHPVAWWVWALGLAAAASATTNPWLLALLAAVSWVVVQACRGDGTWARAYRLYLWLAGITVAVRVLFRVLLGGGVGGTVLLDLPQVQLPEWTTGIRLLGPVTREAVLAGLYDGMQLACILLAFGAANALANPKRLLKSLPPALYEIGTALVVAVTVLPQLADSARRVKHAQELRGSGTTSPRGRRRRIHGLRRVLVPVLEDAFERSMALAAGMDARGYGRTGPSTPGERRLTGGLMLLALMGSCVGVYGFLDTTAPRWLGWPMLVLGAGCAILALSTAGRRVGRSRYRPDTWQAEEILVAVSGLAVGAGLWWVAQTSLAIAHPGVAAAPMLDLAALLVPLAALLPVLVAPPAPTVATRARLPEVVR; this is encoded by the coding sequence ATGAGTGTCCGGGCGAGCGACCAGGCGCGCGACCAGAGGGGCGACCTCCTGGGTGTCCCGGAGGGCGCCCCGACGGACGCGCCGACCGGCCGGGTGCGCGCCCCCAGGGAGCTGCATCCCGTGGCCTGGTGGGTCTGGGCGCTCGGGTTGGCGGCGGCCGCCTCGGCCACCACCAACCCCTGGTTGCTCGCGCTGCTCGCGGCGGTGAGCTGGGTGGTGGTCCAGGCGTGCCGGGGCGACGGGACCTGGGCCCGCGCCTACCGGCTCTACCTCTGGCTGGCCGGGATCACCGTGGCGGTCCGCGTGCTCTTCCGGGTGCTGTTGGGCGGCGGGGTCGGCGGGACCGTCCTCCTGGACCTCCCGCAGGTCCAGCTACCGGAGTGGACCACCGGCATCCGGCTGCTCGGGCCCGTGACCCGCGAGGCAGTCCTGGCCGGTCTCTACGACGGCATGCAGCTGGCCTGCATCCTGCTGGCCTTCGGGGCGGCCAACGCGCTGGCCAACCCCAAGCGGCTGCTGAAGTCCCTGCCGCCCGCCCTCTACGAGATCGGCACCGCCCTGGTGGTGGCGGTCACCGTGCTGCCCCAGCTCGCGGACAGCGCCCGCCGGGTCAAGCACGCCCAGGAGCTGCGGGGGAGCGGCACCACCTCGCCGCGAGGGCGGCGGCGCCGGATCCACGGCCTGCGCCGGGTCCTGGTCCCCGTGCTCGAGGACGCCTTCGAGCGCTCCATGGCCCTGGCTGCCGGGATGGACGCCCGCGGCTACGGTCGCACCGGGCCGTCGACGCCGGGGGAGCGCCGGCTGACCGGCGGCCTGATGCTGCTCGCGCTGATGGGCAGCTGCGTCGGCGTCTACGGGTTCCTGGACACCACCGCGCCGCGCTGGCTGGGCTGGCCGATGCTCGTCCTGGGAGCCGGCTGCGCGATCCTCGCGCTGAGCACGGCGGGCCGTCGCGTCGGCCGCAGCCGCTACCGCCCGGACACCTGGCAGGCCGAGGAGATCCTGGTCGCCGTCAGCGGACTGGCCGTCGGTGCCGGGCTGTGGTGGGTGGCTCAGACCTCCCTCGCGATCGCGCATCCCGGGGTCGCTGCGGCCCCGATGCTCGACCTGGCCGCGCTGCTCGTCCCGCTGGCCGCGCTGCTCCCCGTCCTGGTCGCCCCGCCGGCCCCCACGGTGGCCACGCGGGCCCGGCTCCCGGAGGTGGTCCGGTGA
- the ligA gene encoding NAD-dependent DNA ligase LigA — MSTSEVPPASPEVAPAPPEARERHQELSEQVEEARWRYYVLDSPTLDDAEFDRRMRELEALEEAHPELRTPDSPTQKVGGAVSTEFTAVDHLQPMESLDNAFSFEELQGWYARLARDGITDAELLCELKVDGLAINLLYERGRLVRALTRGDGRTGEDVTPNVRTIDSVPHRLTGTDEFPVPDLVEVRGEVFLPTDAFERLNSAMADAGKPPFANPRNAAAGSLRQKDPRVTATRALGMVCHGLGARQGFEPATQSGSYDAMRAWSLPTSDQVRVVPTLSDVEAYVTKVGEERHTIVGYEIDGVVVKVDSVALQRRLGSTSRAPRWAIAYKYPPEEVNAKLLAIEVNVGRTGRVTPFGVMEPTRVAGSTVERATLHNAHEVARKDVRPGDTVILRKAGDVIPEILGPVLPLRPEGLAEWVMPTHCPSCGTKLAQQKEGDKDLRCPNSEACPSQVRERVFHVAGRGAFDIEGLGYEAADALLASGVIANEGDVFGLDESGLVRTELFTRAAKKAELEAGSGPRVLSANGRRLLDNLDKAKQVPLWRVLVALSVRHVGPTAARALATRFGSMEAIREADEQQLADTEGVGPTIAASVREWFDGPQADWHRAIVESWAAAGVTMADERDESVPRTLEGLTVVVTGSLEGYTRDSVKEAIIARGGKASGSVSKKTDYVVVGENAGSKADKAEQLGLTILDEAGFDRLLAEGPPPAD; from the coding sequence ATGAGCACGTCCGAGGTCCCTCCCGCGTCGCCCGAGGTCGCTCCCGCGCCGCCCGAGGCGCGCGAACGCCACCAGGAGCTGTCCGAGCAGGTCGAGGAGGCGCGCTGGCGCTACTACGTCCTCGACTCCCCGACGCTGGACGACGCGGAGTTCGACCGGCGGATGCGCGAGCTGGAGGCGCTCGAGGAGGCCCACCCCGAGCTGCGGACGCCGGACTCGCCGACCCAGAAGGTCGGGGGCGCGGTCTCCACCGAGTTCACCGCCGTCGACCACCTCCAGCCGATGGAGTCGCTGGACAACGCCTTCTCCTTCGAGGAGCTCCAGGGCTGGTACGCCCGGCTGGCCCGGGACGGGATCACCGACGCCGAGCTGCTCTGCGAGCTCAAGGTCGACGGCCTGGCGATCAACCTGCTCTACGAGCGCGGCCGGCTGGTGCGGGCGCTGACCCGCGGCGACGGCCGCACCGGCGAGGACGTCACGCCCAACGTGCGCACCATCGACTCGGTGCCGCACCGGCTCACCGGCACCGACGAGTTCCCGGTGCCCGACCTGGTGGAGGTCCGCGGCGAGGTGTTCCTGCCGACCGACGCGTTCGAGCGGCTCAACTCCGCGATGGCCGACGCCGGGAAGCCCCCGTTCGCCAACCCCCGCAACGCCGCCGCCGGGTCGCTGCGGCAGAAGGACCCCCGGGTGACCGCCACCCGGGCCCTGGGCATGGTCTGCCACGGGCTGGGGGCGCGCCAGGGCTTCGAGCCGGCCACCCAGTCCGGGTCCTACGACGCGATGCGCGCCTGGAGCCTGCCCACCTCCGACCAGGTGCGGGTGGTGCCGACGTTGAGCGACGTCGAGGCGTACGTGACGAAGGTGGGGGAGGAGCGGCACACCATCGTCGGCTACGAGATCGACGGGGTCGTGGTCAAGGTCGACTCGGTCGCCCTCCAGCGCCGGCTCGGCTCGACCAGCCGCGCGCCGCGCTGGGCGATCGCGTACAAGTACCCGCCGGAGGAGGTCAACGCCAAGCTGCTCGCCATCGAGGTCAACGTCGGCCGGACCGGCCGGGTCACCCCGTTCGGGGTGATGGAGCCGACCCGGGTGGCGGGCTCCACGGTGGAGCGGGCCACGCTGCACAACGCCCACGAGGTCGCACGCAAGGACGTGCGCCCCGGCGACACCGTCATCCTGCGCAAGGCCGGCGACGTGATCCCGGAGATCCTGGGACCGGTCCTCCCGCTGCGGCCCGAGGGCCTGGCGGAGTGGGTCATGCCCACCCACTGCCCCTCCTGCGGCACCAAGCTGGCCCAGCAGAAGGAGGGCGACAAGGACCTGCGCTGCCCCAACTCCGAGGCCTGCCCCTCCCAGGTGCGCGAGCGGGTCTTCCACGTGGCCGGCCGGGGCGCGTTCGACATCGAGGGGCTCGGCTACGAAGCGGCCGACGCCCTGCTGGCCTCCGGGGTGATCGCCAACGAGGGGGACGTCTTCGGCCTGGACGAGAGCGGGCTGGTGCGCACCGAGCTCTTCACCCGGGCCGCCAAGAAGGCCGAGCTCGAGGCGGGCAGCGGTCCCCGCGTCCTCAGCGCCAACGGCCGTCGGCTCCTGGACAACCTCGACAAGGCCAAGCAGGTCCCGCTGTGGCGGGTGCTGGTGGCGCTGTCGGTGCGGCACGTCGGCCCGACGGCCGCGCGGGCGCTGGCGACCCGGTTCGGCTCGATGGAGGCGATCCGCGAGGCCGACGAGCAGCAGCTGGCCGACACCGAGGGGGTCGGCCCCACCATCGCTGCGTCGGTGCGCGAGTGGTTCGACGGACCCCAGGCCGACTGGCACCGAGCCATCGTGGAGAGCTGGGCGGCGGCCGGGGTGACGATGGCCGACGAGCGCGACGAGTCGGTGCCCCGCACCCTGGAGGGCCTCACCGTCGTGGTCACCGGCTCCCTGGAGGGCTACACCCGCGACTCGGTCAAGGAGGCGATCATCGCCCGCGGCGGCAAGGCCTCGGGCTCGGTGTCGAAGAAGACCGACTACGTGGTGGTGGGTGAGAACGCCGGCAGCAAGGCCGACAAGGCCGAGCAGCTGGGCCTGACCATCCTCGACGAGGCCGGCTTCGACCGGCTGCTCGCCGAGGGCCCGCCGCCAGCGGACTAG
- the gatB gene encoding Asp-tRNA(Asn)/Glu-tRNA(Gln) amidotransferase subunit GatB has protein sequence MSTGTADLLSYEETLEKFDPALGLEVHVELSTLTKMFCGCPTEFGAEPNTQVCPTCLGLPGAMPVVNRKAVEGAIRIGLALNCQIAEWCRFARKNYFYPDMPKNFQTSQYDEPIAFEGWMDVQIEGADGEPETFRVEIERAHMEEDTGKTLHVGGSTGRIHGADYSLVDYNRAGIPLIEIVTKPIRGAGDRAPEIAKAYVAQLRQLIVALGVSDARMDQGSIRADVNLSLAPKGSDALGTRTETKNVNSLRSVERAVRYEMRRHAAVLTSGSTILQETRHWHEDTGITTSGREKSDAEDYRYFPEPDLVPVAPSREWVEELRGTLPENPTERRSRLQAEWGFSDLEMRDTVGAGALELIEQTIAAGAAPQAARKWWLGEMARRANDTGTEIDALGVTPEQVAAVQALVDAGTLNDKLARQVFDGLLAGEGTPEEIVAARGLAIVSDEGALGTAVDNAIAANPDVAQKIRDGKVAAAGALIGAVMKEMRGQADAGRVRELILEKLA, from the coding sequence GTGAGCACCGGGACCGCCGACCTGCTCTCCTACGAGGAGACGCTGGAGAAGTTCGACCCGGCGCTGGGCCTGGAGGTCCACGTCGAGCTGAGCACCCTGACCAAGATGTTCTGCGGGTGCCCGACGGAGTTCGGCGCCGAGCCGAACACCCAGGTCTGCCCGACCTGCCTGGGCCTGCCCGGCGCGATGCCGGTGGTCAACCGCAAGGCGGTGGAGGGCGCGATCCGGATCGGGCTGGCGCTCAACTGCCAGATCGCCGAGTGGTGCCGGTTCGCCCGGAAGAACTACTTCTACCCGGACATGCCGAAGAACTTCCAGACCTCGCAGTACGACGAGCCGATCGCCTTCGAGGGCTGGATGGACGTGCAGATCGAGGGTGCTGACGGCGAGCCGGAGACCTTCCGGGTCGAGATCGAGCGCGCCCACATGGAGGAGGACACCGGCAAGACGCTGCACGTCGGTGGCTCCACCGGCCGGATCCACGGTGCCGACTACTCGCTGGTCGACTACAACCGGGCCGGCATCCCGCTCATCGAGATCGTCACCAAGCCGATCCGTGGGGCGGGGGACCGCGCCCCGGAGATCGCCAAGGCGTACGTCGCCCAGCTGCGTCAGCTGATCGTCGCGCTCGGGGTCTCCGACGCCCGGATGGACCAGGGCTCGATCCGCGCCGACGTCAACCTGTCGCTGGCCCCGAAGGGCTCCGACGCCCTCGGCACCCGCACGGAGACCAAGAACGTCAACTCGCTGCGCTCGGTGGAGCGCGCGGTGCGCTACGAGATGCGCCGGCACGCCGCCGTCCTGACCTCGGGCTCGACCATCCTGCAGGAGACCCGGCACTGGCACGAGGACACCGGGATCACCACCAGCGGCCGGGAGAAGTCCGACGCGGAGGACTACCGCTACTTCCCCGAGCCCGACCTGGTGCCGGTGGCTCCGTCGCGGGAGTGGGTCGAGGAGCTGCGCGGCACCCTGCCGGAGAACCCGACCGAGCGGCGCAGCCGGCTGCAGGCCGAGTGGGGCTTCTCCGACCTGGAGATGCGCGACACGGTCGGGGCCGGGGCGCTGGAGTTGATCGAGCAGACCATCGCGGCCGGTGCCGCGCCGCAGGCGGCCCGCAAGTGGTGGCTGGGCGAGATGGCCCGGCGGGCCAACGACACCGGCACCGAGATCGACGCCCTGGGTGTCACCCCCGAGCAGGTGGCGGCCGTCCAGGCACTGGTCGACGCCGGCACGCTCAACGACAAGCTGGCCCGTCAGGTCTTCGACGGCCTGCTGGCCGGCGAGGGCACCCCGGAGGAGATCGTCGCGGCCCGCGGGCTGGCGATCGTCTCCGACGAGGGGGCGCTGGGCACCGCGGTGGACAACGCGATCGCGGCCAACCCCGACGTGGCGCAGAAGATCCGCGACGGCAAGGTCGCCGCGGCCGGCGCGCTGATCGGTGCGGTGATGAAGGAGATGCGCGGCCAGGCCGACGCCGGCCGGGTCCGCGAGCTGATCCTGGAGAAGCTCGCCTGA
- the gatC gene encoding Asp-tRNA(Asn)/Glu-tRNA(Gln) amidotransferase subunit GatC: MPEISRDEVAHLAVLARIDLSDAELDHLAPQLSVILESVASINEVASADVPPTSHPLPLTNVFRDDVVVPGLSAEQALAGAPESEQQRFSVPRILGDEQ, from the coding sequence ATGCCTGAAATCTCCCGCGACGAGGTCGCGCACCTGGCCGTCCTGGCCCGGATCGACCTCTCGGACGCCGAGCTCGACCACCTGGCTCCGCAGCTGAGCGTGATCCTGGAGTCGGTCGCCTCGATCAACGAGGTGGCGAGCGCCGACGTGCCGCCGACCTCGCACCCGCTGCCCCTGACCAACGTGTTCCGCGACGACGTCGTCGTGCCGGGCCTCAGCGCCGAGCAGGCGCTCGCCGGGGCGCCGGAGTCCGAGCAGCAGCGGTTCTCCGTGCCGCGGATCCTGGGAGACGAGCAGTGA
- a CDS encoding SGNH/GDSL hydrolase family protein gives MHLRTRRARAAGVAGAVLVASGLVVGAWGASTGRDSGDSGGRVPPSTQETPVADPSEDVPAAPEEPAAPDWLAGPAGPVRYVALGDSYTAAPGVPEPAGGVCARSTSNYPSVLARSLPGTEVVDVSCTGADTRNLRGPQRVFAISVPPQLDALDARTDLVTLGMGGNDFGVFATLVTTCPTLAPTDPRGAPCRAAMRTPGGGDRLLSKIERTGTRVLRGIRAIERRSPQARVVVVGYPQLAPRTGTCADLPLARGDYGYTRLVTRRLNTELREAARRSGAAYVDVARASRGHDVCAQDPWVNGKRLTNQAIPYHPFAPEQAAVARLVLRALD, from the coding sequence ATGCACCTGAGGACTCGCCGGGCTCGTGCGGCGGGTGTCGCGGGGGCCGTCCTGGTCGCCTCCGGCCTGGTCGTGGGCGCCTGGGGCGCGAGCACCGGCAGGGACTCCGGCGACTCCGGCGGCCGGGTCCCTCCCAGCACCCAGGAGACGCCCGTCGCCGACCCGTCCGAGGACGTCCCGGCGGCGCCCGAGGAGCCTGCCGCTCCCGACTGGCTGGCCGGGCCCGCGGGCCCGGTGCGCTACGTCGCGCTCGGCGACTCCTACACCGCGGCGCCCGGCGTACCCGAGCCTGCAGGCGGCGTCTGCGCCCGGTCGACCAGCAACTACCCCTCCGTGCTCGCGCGATCCCTGCCCGGCACCGAGGTGGTCGACGTGAGCTGCACCGGCGCCGACACCCGCAACCTGCGCGGGCCCCAGCGGGTCTTCGCGATCTCGGTGCCGCCCCAGCTCGACGCGCTCGACGCCCGCACCGACCTGGTGACCCTCGGGATGGGCGGCAACGACTTCGGCGTCTTCGCCACGCTCGTCACCACCTGCCCGACGCTCGCGCCCACCGACCCTCGGGGCGCCCCGTGCCGCGCGGCGATGCGCACGCCCGGAGGCGGCGACCGGCTGCTGTCCAAGATCGAGCGCACCGGGACCCGGGTGCTCCGGGGGATCCGCGCCATCGAACGACGCAGCCCGCAGGCGCGGGTCGTGGTGGTCGGCTACCCGCAGCTGGCGCCCCGCACCGGCACCTGCGCCGACCTCCCGCTGGCCCGCGGCGACTACGGCTACACCCGCCTGGTCACCCGGCGGCTCAACACCGAGCTCCGGGAGGCGGCCCGACGGAGCGGAGCGGCGTACGTCGACGTGGCCCGCGCCAGCCGCGGGCACGACGTCTGCGCGCAGGACCCGTGGGTGAACGGCAAGCGGCTCACGAACCAGGCGATCCCCTACCACCCGTTCGCCCCGGAGCAGGCCGCGGTCGCCCGCCTGGTGCTGCGCGCCCTGGACTAG